ATCCAACTCATCGCTGAAGCGGCGATCCAGCATGGTACGCCGCTGGCAGTAATCGAGCAGCATGTCACCCACCGGTGTGGGATGCACGCCGTCGCGCCGACGTTCCAGAATGGTGGCATCCAGTGCCGACTCTATCAGCCCGATTTGCCGGCTAACCGCCGAGGGGGCAATGTCCAGCCGCGAGGCCGCGGCGCGGATCGAGCCGGTTTCCACCGTGAGCTGAAAATAGATCAGGCGCTGGTGAGGTATCTCCAAAATCTAACCTCCTAGAAGCCTGT
This genomic window from Candidatus Obscuribacterales bacterium contains:
- a CDS encoding LysR family transcriptional regulator, with translation MEIPHQRLIYFQLTVETGSIRAAASRLDIAPSAVSRQIGLIESALDATILERRRDGVHPTPVGDMLLDYCQRRTMLDRRFSDELDAYQRLETGQITLCVGEGFVGDLIDHPLREFTEAYRGIRLEVDTGST